The DNA window AACAGGAAGGAAAACAACAGGAGGAGCAGGAGAAGAAGAAAAAAAAGCAGAAGATTATGCTGGTTAAGAAGCGCCTGTGGTGGCAGCGCATCTTACTGTTTATGGCCAAGTGGCTGTTTGTTTTCTTTTGCTTTTTTATAGCGCTAGTGGCCGGCCTGATCGTTGGTTTTGGGATATTGGGCAAGGAAGACTGGCGGCTGGTGTTGAATATTGAGACCTGGAAACACATCTACAATCTGGTTTTTAAGGAGTAAAACAGGCAGGGAGATACATATACATCTGTTAATGGGATAACTTCGGTAGCACGGCCGAAGTTTTTCTGCTATGGTGTATAGAGAGGAAGAACGCGATGAATGTACCGAACCTGATTACGGTCACCCGTTTTTTCTTCATACCGCTGTTTTGGCTCGCTTTTTTCTCCGGTGCAGAGCATGCCAACCTGCTGGCCTTTGCCGTGCTGATCCTGGCCGGTTTGAGCGATATGCTGGATGGGTACCTGGCCCGTAAAACGCAGCAAGTGACTGAAACAGGGAAATTGCTGGATCCGTTGGCTGATAAATTGATGATGATTACGGTTATTTTGGCCTTTGTCATTGACGGGCGCATTTCCTGGTTAGCGGCCGGCGTCTTTTTCATCCGGGATCTGGGTATGATCTTCGTTTCCATGTTTGTTCATTTCCGGGGCAAACGGCAAGTGCCTGCCGCCAATTGGTTTGGCAAGGCGACCACGGTGTTATACTATGTCGTCTTTTTAATGATTATGTTTCAGTTGCCGTACTATCGGGAAGGCTTGTGGATGGCCATCGGTTTTTCCATTATCACCAGCCTGGTGTATCTGTTTACCTACCTGCGCATGGATCCCAATGTGAAAAGAGCCCCCCAGTAACCACGGATGTTCACTGGGAGACTCCTTTATGTGAACCCCAACTTTCCATGGAAAGCGGGGACATTACATAGTTTGTACGCCTGTGAAGGCTTTATACCATGGCAGATCAACCTGATTTTGGCCTAAGGCTGTTAAGCTGAAATTGGCCTGGACCTGTAGAAAGGAGAAGTGGACATGCTGGACATTGAACAGATTAAAGAGATCATTCCCCACCGTTATCCCTTTTTGCTGGTGGACCGCATCCTGGAGGTGGAGGAAGGGAAGCGGGCTGTAGGTCTCAAAAATGTAACAGCTAATGAGGCATTTTTTAACGGCCATTTTCCCGGCTACCCGGTGATGCCCGGGGTGCTGATCGTGGAAGCTCTGGCCCAGGTGGGCGCTGTGGCCATTCTCAAGAAAGAGGAGAACCGGGGACGCCTTGCCTTCTTTGCCGGGATTGACAATTTCCGCTTCAAAGGGCAAGTCAAACCGGGCGACACCTTGCACCTGGAAGTGGAGCTGACCCGCGTGCGCGGCTCGATCGGCAAAGGGCACGGGGCAGCCACAGTGAATGGGGAAGTGGTGGCTGAAGGCGACCTGATGTTTGCTCTGGGAGAGAAGCAAGGTTAATATGGCAACCGGCAAATTGAACCTGGTATCTTAA is part of the Caldalkalibacillus uzonensis genome and encodes:
- the pgsA gene encoding CDP-diacylglycerol--glycerol-3-phosphate 3-phosphatidyltransferase, coding for MNVPNLITVTRFFFIPLFWLAFFSGAEHANLLAFAVLILAGLSDMLDGYLARKTQQVTETGKLLDPLADKLMMITVILAFVIDGRISWLAAGVFFIRDLGMIFVSMFVHFRGKRQVPAANWFGKATTVLYYVVFLMIMFQLPYYREGLWMAIGFSIITSLVYLFTYLRMDPNVKRAPQ
- the fabZ gene encoding 3-hydroxyacyl-ACP dehydratase FabZ; protein product: MLDIEQIKEIIPHRYPFLLVDRILEVEEGKRAVGLKNVTANEAFFNGHFPGYPVMPGVLIVEALAQVGAVAILKKEENRGRLAFFAGIDNFRFKGQVKPGDTLHLEVELTRVRGSIGKGHGAATVNGEVVAEGDLMFALGEKQG
- a CDS encoding DNA-directed RNA polymerase subunit beta, which translates into the protein MGTQQEGKQQEEQEKKKKKQKIMLVKKRLWWQRILLFMAKWLFVFFCFFIALVAGLIVGFGILGKEDWRLVLNIETWKHIYNLVFKE